From one Verrucomicrobiota bacterium genomic stretch:
- the bioD gene encoding dethiobiotin synthase, producing MMKDAGNGPGVLFVTGTGTGVGKTVLVLMLGAYLKSMGARYRLLKPVSTGGRSDPNRLMRQQGRQVSIDDINPLFFSLPAAPWVAACVEGRTLAVTEILDAVKRSGAGVDYLVVEGVGGVMVPFNKNECVLDLAQRLDGTCVVVAQNKLGVMNEVLLSVRAMRSKGLHRIVVVLFDPTRRDESYRGNASYLRILLPKVEILTLKRVNVNELYRDTCNSLDVISKKTLARLTGFASFSPLFNRTEVGGLNSAKKRLKSR from the coding sequence ATGATGAAGGACGCGGGGAACGGACCGGGTGTCTTATTCGTGACGGGGACAGGGACGGGAGTCGGGAAAACGGTCCTTGTTCTGATGCTGGGTGCGTATTTGAAGTCGATGGGGGCCCGTTACCGGTTATTGAAGCCCGTAAGCACCGGGGGACGATCCGACCCCAACCGGTTGATGCGGCAGCAAGGGAGGCAGGTCTCGATTGACGACATCAATCCCTTGTTCTTTTCATTGCCGGCAGCACCTTGGGTGGCGGCATGCGTGGAAGGGAGAACGCTGGCGGTGACGGAAATCCTGGATGCGGTGAAAAGGAGTGGGGCGGGGGTCGATTATCTAGTTGTGGAAGGTGTTGGTGGTGTGATGGTTCCGTTCAACAAGAATGAGTGTGTCTTGGATCTGGCCCAACGCCTGGACGGTACATGTGTTGTGGTTGCCCAGAACAAACTGGGTGTGATGAACGAGGTGCTGTTGTCCGTTAGAGCGATGCGGTCCAAGGGGTTGCATCGGATAGTGGTGGTGCTTTTCGACCCGACCCGGCGGGATGAGTCTTATCGGGGGAACGCGTCCTATTTACGAATCCTCTTGCCGAAAGTTGAGATATTGACCCTTAAAAGAGTAAACGTAAACGAATTGTACAGAGATACTTGCAATTCATTGGACGTAATTTCAAAAAAAACTCTTGCCCGTCTGACGGGCTTTGCTAGTTTTTCGCCGCTCTTTAACAGGACGGAAGTTGGCGGACTAAACTCGGCGAAAAAAAGATTAAAAAGCCGTTGA
- a CDS encoding general secretion pathway protein GspK has product MELRVDLLQPMPRMGRRKSMNQQGLHGSRQEAGIALLIVMIMVLVLSVLAGGFAFSMKVETKLAKNTALDTDLQWLGRSGVELARYVLSQQSSIPEPFDSLKQKWAGGPGNTNDLLAEISLENNVVGDGTFSIKIIDAERKLNINSANDAVIQQALTLIGVDASTFSMIVDSIKDWRDRDDSQSMAGAESDYYLSLSPPYVAKNGPIGDLTELLLVKGVTPEIFWGPQATNRLAGGLGALAAAAPFQQALPPPTGGRSARTGVTSRNPGFGLQGYGVAAMPVGLVDLFSAVGARQINLNTASAAVLQLIPGVDAHMAGAIVQARSGYDGAEGTLDDTPFASPSEVAGVPGFSPQLAGVFGQFCTVRSFTFEVHVDAEINGYHRRFIALLRRMNARDIQTLYMHWE; this is encoded by the coding sequence ATGGAACTCCGTGTGGACTTGCTGCAACCAATGCCTCGAATGGGCCGACGGAAATCCATGAATCAACAAGGCTTGCATGGTTCGAGACAGGAAGCGGGGATCGCCCTCTTGATCGTGATGATCATGGTGCTGGTCCTCAGTGTCCTGGCGGGAGGATTTGCCTTCTCCATGAAGGTTGAAACGAAACTGGCCAAGAATACCGCCCTGGACACGGATTTGCAGTGGCTCGGACGTTCGGGCGTGGAGTTGGCTCGTTACGTTCTCTCCCAGCAGTCAAGCATACCGGAACCGTTCGATTCGTTGAAGCAAAAGTGGGCCGGTGGTCCCGGCAATACCAACGATCTCCTGGCGGAAATATCCTTGGAGAATAACGTGGTGGGCGACGGCACTTTCTCCATCAAGATCATCGATGCCGAACGCAAGCTCAACATCAATTCCGCCAATGACGCCGTCATCCAACAGGCTTTAACGTTGATCGGTGTCGATGCGTCGACCTTCTCCATGATCGTGGACTCCATCAAGGACTGGAGAGACAGGGATGATAGCCAATCCATGGCGGGCGCGGAATCCGATTACTATCTTAGCTTGAGTCCTCCTTACGTTGCGAAGAACGGGCCCATCGGGGATTTGACGGAACTCCTGTTGGTCAAAGGGGTGACTCCTGAGATTTTTTGGGGGCCGCAAGCGACGAACCGTTTGGCGGGCGGGCTGGGGGCACTCGCGGCCGCGGCCCCGTTCCAGCAAGCCCTTCCACCTCCGACCGGCGGACGCTCGGCGCGAACGGGTGTGACGTCGCGAAATCCAGGTTTTGGACTTCAGGGGTACGGGGTGGCGGCCATGCCGGTGGGCCTGGTCGATTTGTTCAGCGCGGTCGGCGCCCGGCAGATCAATTTGAACACAGCCTCGGCGGCGGTGCTGCAATTGATTCCCGGAGTGGACGCGCACATGGCGGGCGCCATCGTGCAGGCGCGCTCCGGCTACGACGGTGCGGAGGGGACGCTGGACGACACACCGTTTGCCAGTCCGTCCGAAGTTGCGGGCGTGCCGGGATTCTCGCCTCAGTTGGCGGGAGTCTTCGGGCAGTTCTGCACGGTTCGAAGCTTCACCTTTGAAGTCCATGTGGACGCCGAGATCAATGGCTATCATCGCCGGTTTATCGCGTTGCTACGGCGCATGAACGCTCGGGATATTCAAACATTATACATGCATTGGGAGTGA
- a CDS encoding prepilin-type N-terminal cleavage/methylation domain-containing protein, with protein MKLFPPNRIGRRGSAFTLVEIMMAIGIFGMIMVAIYASWSSILRGTRIAQDAAIEAQRARIAMRCVEDAFVSAQLYVENAKHYAFFADTTKDFAFVSLAARLPESFPGSGYFGGQNVRRVEFSIEASSDGVNQLMMRQRPVLIATNSAQDLSYSLPLAPDVNLFTLEFWEANRGEWVKDWFLTNQLPKMVRVTLGFGRANQHFSRPREIFTRDVALAAMAIPVEFQMGTAVGGPLNTRSNILNQPPGRNPQLPPPSGGAPLR; from the coding sequence ATGAAGTTGTTTCCTCCGAACCGTATCGGGCGCCGAGGTTCCGCCTTCACGCTGGTGGAGATCATGATGGCCATCGGAATCTTCGGCATGATCATGGTGGCGATCTACGCCAGTTGGTCCTCAATCCTCCGGGGCACGCGCATCGCCCAGGATGCCGCCATCGAAGCCCAGCGGGCGCGGATCGCCATGCGCTGCGTGGAGGACGCGTTCGTTTCAGCCCAGCTTTATGTGGAGAACGCGAAGCATTACGCGTTCTTCGCGGATACCACGAAGGACTTCGCGTTCGTGAGCCTGGCGGCGCGGTTGCCTGAATCTTTTCCGGGGAGCGGCTATTTCGGGGGGCAAAATGTCCGGCGTGTCGAATTCTCGATCGAAGCCAGTTCGGATGGCGTCAATCAGTTGATGATGCGCCAGCGTCCTGTCCTGATCGCGACGAACTCCGCTCAGGACCTTTCCTACTCGCTTCCCCTGGCTCCTGACGTGAACCTGTTCACGCTTGAATTCTGGGAAGCCAACCGCGGCGAATGGGTCAAAGATTGGTTCCTGACCAATCAACTGCCTAAAATGGTGCGGGTGACACTCGGATTCGGACGTGCCAATCAGCACTTCTCCCGGCCGCGCGAAATCTTCACGCGGGACGTGGCGCTGGCCGCGATGGCGATCCCGGTGGAGTTTCAAATGGGAACGGCAGTGGGTGGACCGCTGAATACGCGGTCCAACATCTTGAATCAGCCTCCCGGACGCAACCCCCAGCTGCCCCCTCCATCCGGGGGGGCTCCATTGCGCTAA
- a CDS encoding prepilin-type N-terminal cleavage/methylation domain-containing protein has translation MRLLRQGPPARRSHLRGQEAFTLIEVMIAIAIFFIAVFSILELTSRCLRQARALQQENVDIGSLASELVLTNRLEEGMESGNFGDMHRDYTWSRTTRMIATNGLFQVDLSVFWVQEKKPVETRMSFWLYRPESTPRGLGVGRR, from the coding sequence ATGAGACTTCTCCGCCAAGGACCACCCGCGCGCAGGTCGCACTTGCGCGGGCAGGAGGCGTTCACCCTGATCGAGGTGATGATCGCCATCGCGATTTTCTTCATTGCCGTGTTTTCAATCCTCGAACTGACCTCGCGTTGCTTGCGCCAGGCGCGAGCGCTCCAGCAGGAAAACGTGGATATCGGGAGTTTGGCCTCCGAACTCGTGCTCACCAATCGTTTGGAGGAGGGCATGGAAAGCGGTAACTTCGGCGACATGCATCGCGACTACACCTGGTCTCGAACCACCCGCATGATTGCGACCAACGGTTTGTTCCAGGTGGATTTGAGCGTGTTCTGGGTGCAGGAGAAAAAGCCGGTCGAAACACGCATGAGTTTCTGGCTCTATCGTCCAGAATCCACGCCGAGAGGATTGGGGGTAGGCAGACGATGA
- a CDS encoding prepilin-type N-terminal cleavage/methylation domain-containing protein: MNAGAHQPFLWTRSHGRGFDKEWGRSAFTLIEIMVAIGIMAVVLAMGMPAIYKSLRQEGIRKACADLLEGCVQARAQAILQGVAADFVIRAEDGTLSIQMVPDSRPRSMNELTVNLRDNTEARGPAAPSFSARLPENVAVELLDINFVDHMDAGEARVRFHPNGTSDEFTIVLRSEDGEVRKISLEVVTGIATMDVMQ, encoded by the coding sequence GTGAATGCCGGCGCTCATCAACCGTTCCTTTGGACCCGATCCCACGGTCGTGGCTTCGACAAGGAATGGGGGCGGAGCGCATTCACGCTCATCGAGATCATGGTGGCCATCGGGATTATGGCTGTCGTACTCGCCATGGGGATGCCGGCCATCTACAAATCCTTGCGCCAGGAGGGCATCCGGAAGGCCTGTGCCGACCTCTTGGAAGGGTGTGTCCAAGCGCGCGCCCAAGCCATTCTGCAAGGCGTCGCCGCCGACTTTGTCATCCGCGCGGAAGACGGAACCTTGAGCATCCAAATGGTTCCCGATTCCCGGCCCCGATCCATGAATGAACTGACCGTCAATCTTCGCGACAATACGGAGGCTCGCGGACCGGCTGCCCCCTCATTCTCCGCCCGATTGCCCGAGAACGTCGCGGTGGAATTGCTGGATATCAATTTTGTGGATCACATGGACGCGGGCGAGGCGCGTGTGCGTTTCCACCCGAATGGAACCAGCGACGAGTTCACGATCGTGTTGAGATCCGAGGATGGAGAGGTTCGCAAAATCTCCCTCGAAGTCGTGACCGGCATTGCCACCATGGACGTCATGCAATGA